A single Osmerus mordax isolate fOsmMor3 chromosome 9, fOsmMor3.pri, whole genome shotgun sequence DNA region contains:
- the LOC136949388 gene encoding piggyBac transposable element-derived protein 4-like isoform X1: protein MSKKHKVSTLSPEQEAAIHQDQHFTPPKQRLPSRSWPHPQEMDGDDGAQFRTPKKRRNLTNDLQFIAEDMAHEGMSTQEEDLLDQELLQEETDDEEMEPDPEEKRKPDCVSYPSYSDSDLNAPNPIPFTPRRALGIDLGNVCRALRTTTKKMSQEINFFMLFFTEAVVTDICRFTNQQGWALVLNCPTYSSYKGTWMEVTVNEFYTFLGLLIYMGFSVLPDSHRHWGTKSLQGSWARGFMSRDRFKAILAALHVVDPLKEDNQDRLKKLRYLMDHLKQKCQQLFQPNQNLAIDERMVKSKGRSGFKQYMKCKPTRWGFKLWVIATSDSGYTLDFNIYTGSSVERDTDLATTVVESLLQPFKDQGHNVWFDNFYTSPALMVKLLEMGINACGTCKANRKQIPAEYKDVKRWERTTTRGDMRWCRIEGNILLIQWRDTRAVTCLSNFHSANDATETTRFVKNGGNWTKVVSPQPIVISDYNKNMGGVDRSDQMIKAYDVLQKTHKWWKTLFFHFIDIAVVNSFILFKEWQIVNAKPRDKSRLMNLTQIDFRENLARQLGGIDIQASFPLRSPKRVVPPSPPSSVHTAHVPTLEESPRRCWLCYRKRKAENKTRVVCSAPECNGKRLCLVRDRNCFQSWHSAECDQFR, encoded by the exons ATGTCGAAAAAACATAAAGTCAGC ACACTCTCCCCAGAGCAGGAGGCTGCGATCCATCAGGACCAACACTTCACGCCACCAAAACAGCGTCTTCCCAGCCGCAGCTGGCCTCATCCACAAG agatggatggagacgaTGGCGCCCAGTTCAGAACCCCCAAGAAAAGGAGGAATCTGACCAATGATCTGCAGTTCATAGCTGAGGATATGGCTCATGAGGGCATGAGCACACAAGAGGAGGATCTGCTAGACCAGGAACTGCTCCAGGAAGAGACGGACGACGAGGAGATGGAACCTGATCCTGAGGAAAAGCGTAAACCTGACTGTGTTTCTTATCCCTCCTACTCTGACTCGGATTTAAATGCACCAAATCCTATCCCATTTACTCCTAGACGTGCTTTGGGTATTGACTTAGGAAATGTATGTCGGGCTCTGCGAACCACCACAAAGAAGATGTCCCAAGAAATTAACTTTTTCATGCTGTTTTTTACTGAGGCTGTAGTTACTGACATATGCAGATTTACAAATCAGCAGGGGTGGGCGCTCGTCCTAAACTGTCCAACATATTCCAGCTACAAAGGAACTTGGATGGAGGTGACCGTTAATGAATTTTACACATTTCTTGGTTTGCTCATTTACATGGGGTTTTCAGTTCTCCCTGACTCCCATCGCCATTGGGGAACCAAGTCACTTCAGGGTTCGTGGGCAAGGGGATTTATGTCGCGTGACCGCTTCAAGGCTATTTTGGCAGCTCTACATGTTGTAGACCCTCTCAAGGAGGATAATCAAGATCGCCTTAAGAAGTTGCGTTATCTTATGGACCACCTCAAACAAAAATGCCAGCAACTCTTTCAGCCTAACCAAAATCTCGCAATAGATGAACGTATGGTCAAGTCTAAAGGTCGGTCAGGATTTAAACAATACATGAAATGCAAGCCTACTCGGTGGGGTTTCAAGTTATGGGTAATTGCAACATCAGACTCGGGGTATACTCTGGACTTTAATATCTACACAGGTAGCAGTGTTGAGCGTGACACCGACTTGGCCACCACAGTAGTTGAATCGTTACTGCAGCCATTCAAAGACCAGGGCCACAATGTTTGGTTTGACAACTTTTACACATCCCCAGCTCTCATGGTGAAGTTGTTAGAAATGGGAATTAACGCCTGTGGGACATGCAAGGCGAATCGGAAACAGATTCCCGCAGAATATAAAGACGTCAAAAGATGGGAACGCACGACAACCCGTGGGGATATGAGGTGGTGTAGGATTGAGGGGAATATACTTCTAATCCAGTGGAGGGACACGCGTGCCGTCACATGCCTGTCTAATTTCCACAGTGCGAATGACGCGACTGAAACAACTAGGTTTGTAAAAAATGGTGGCAACTGGACAAAGGTAGTATCCCCCCAGCCCATTGTCATCAGTGATTATAACAAAAACATGGGTGGTGTTGATAGGTCAGACCAAATGATAAAAGCGTATGACGTCCTACAAAAAACTCACAAGTGGTGGAAGACTCTTTTTTTCCACTTCATAGACATTGCCGTAGTAAATAGTTTCATATTGTTTAAGGAATGGCAAATTGTCAATGCGAAACCAAGGGATAAGTCTAGACTAATGAACTTGACACAGATAGATTTCAGAGAAAACCTGGCACGTCAGCTGGGAGGTATCGATATTCAAGCGAGCTTCCCTTTGCGTTCACCAAAGCGTGTtgtccctccttcacctccatcaTCAGTCCACACAGCCCATGTCCCTACATTGGAAGAGTCCCCtcggagatgttggctatgctATCGGAAACGAAAGGCTGAGAATAAAACCAGAGTAGTTTGTTCTGCaccagaatgtaatggcaagaGACTTTGCTTGGTTCGTGATAGGAACTGTTTTCAGTCTTGGCACTCGGCTGAGTGTGACCAGTTTCGTTAA
- the LOC136949388 gene encoding piggyBac transposable element-derived protein 4-like isoform X2: protein MDGDDGAQFRTPKKRRNLTNDLQFIAEDMAHEGMSTQEEDLLDQELLQEETDDEEMEPDPEEKRKPDCVSYPSYSDSDLNAPNPIPFTPRRALGIDLGNVCRALRTTTKKMSQEINFFMLFFTEAVVTDICRFTNQQGWALVLNCPTYSSYKGTWMEVTVNEFYTFLGLLIYMGFSVLPDSHRHWGTKSLQGSWARGFMSRDRFKAILAALHVVDPLKEDNQDRLKKLRYLMDHLKQKCQQLFQPNQNLAIDERMVKSKGRSGFKQYMKCKPTRWGFKLWVIATSDSGYTLDFNIYTGSSVERDTDLATTVVESLLQPFKDQGHNVWFDNFYTSPALMVKLLEMGINACGTCKANRKQIPAEYKDVKRWERTTTRGDMRWCRIEGNILLIQWRDTRAVTCLSNFHSANDATETTRFVKNGGNWTKVVSPQPIVISDYNKNMGGVDRSDQMIKAYDVLQKTHKWWKTLFFHFIDIAVVNSFILFKEWQIVNAKPRDKSRLMNLTQIDFRENLARQLGGIDIQASFPLRSPKRVVPPSPPSSVHTAHVPTLEESPRRCWLCYRKRKAENKTRVVCSAPECNGKRLCLVRDRNCFQSWHSAECDQFR from the coding sequence atggatggagacgaTGGCGCCCAGTTCAGAACCCCCAAGAAAAGGAGGAATCTGACCAATGATCTGCAGTTCATAGCTGAGGATATGGCTCATGAGGGCATGAGCACACAAGAGGAGGATCTGCTAGACCAGGAACTGCTCCAGGAAGAGACGGACGACGAGGAGATGGAACCTGATCCTGAGGAAAAGCGTAAACCTGACTGTGTTTCTTATCCCTCCTACTCTGACTCGGATTTAAATGCACCAAATCCTATCCCATTTACTCCTAGACGTGCTTTGGGTATTGACTTAGGAAATGTATGTCGGGCTCTGCGAACCACCACAAAGAAGATGTCCCAAGAAATTAACTTTTTCATGCTGTTTTTTACTGAGGCTGTAGTTACTGACATATGCAGATTTACAAATCAGCAGGGGTGGGCGCTCGTCCTAAACTGTCCAACATATTCCAGCTACAAAGGAACTTGGATGGAGGTGACCGTTAATGAATTTTACACATTTCTTGGTTTGCTCATTTACATGGGGTTTTCAGTTCTCCCTGACTCCCATCGCCATTGGGGAACCAAGTCACTTCAGGGTTCGTGGGCAAGGGGATTTATGTCGCGTGACCGCTTCAAGGCTATTTTGGCAGCTCTACATGTTGTAGACCCTCTCAAGGAGGATAATCAAGATCGCCTTAAGAAGTTGCGTTATCTTATGGACCACCTCAAACAAAAATGCCAGCAACTCTTTCAGCCTAACCAAAATCTCGCAATAGATGAACGTATGGTCAAGTCTAAAGGTCGGTCAGGATTTAAACAATACATGAAATGCAAGCCTACTCGGTGGGGTTTCAAGTTATGGGTAATTGCAACATCAGACTCGGGGTATACTCTGGACTTTAATATCTACACAGGTAGCAGTGTTGAGCGTGACACCGACTTGGCCACCACAGTAGTTGAATCGTTACTGCAGCCATTCAAAGACCAGGGCCACAATGTTTGGTTTGACAACTTTTACACATCCCCAGCTCTCATGGTGAAGTTGTTAGAAATGGGAATTAACGCCTGTGGGACATGCAAGGCGAATCGGAAACAGATTCCCGCAGAATATAAAGACGTCAAAAGATGGGAACGCACGACAACCCGTGGGGATATGAGGTGGTGTAGGATTGAGGGGAATATACTTCTAATCCAGTGGAGGGACACGCGTGCCGTCACATGCCTGTCTAATTTCCACAGTGCGAATGACGCGACTGAAACAACTAGGTTTGTAAAAAATGGTGGCAACTGGACAAAGGTAGTATCCCCCCAGCCCATTGTCATCAGTGATTATAACAAAAACATGGGTGGTGTTGATAGGTCAGACCAAATGATAAAAGCGTATGACGTCCTACAAAAAACTCACAAGTGGTGGAAGACTCTTTTTTTCCACTTCATAGACATTGCCGTAGTAAATAGTTTCATATTGTTTAAGGAATGGCAAATTGTCAATGCGAAACCAAGGGATAAGTCTAGACTAATGAACTTGACACAGATAGATTTCAGAGAAAACCTGGCACGTCAGCTGGGAGGTATCGATATTCAAGCGAGCTTCCCTTTGCGTTCACCAAAGCGTGTtgtccctccttcacctccatcaTCAGTCCACACAGCCCATGTCCCTACATTGGAAGAGTCCCCtcggagatgttggctatgctATCGGAAACGAAAGGCTGAGAATAAAACCAGAGTAGTTTGTTCTGCaccagaatgtaatggcaagaGACTTTGCTTGGTTCGTGATAGGAACTGTTTTCAGTCTTGGCACTCGGCTGAGTGTGACCAGTTTCGTTAA